From a single Arachis hypogaea cultivar Tifrunner chromosome 3, arahy.Tifrunner.gnm2.J5K5, whole genome shotgun sequence genomic region:
- the LOC140183537 gene encoding serine/threonine-protein phosphatase 7 long form homolog — protein sequence MDGPLNLLFVWAWERMPCLAPVPRQTLPPAEIPVAMRWSHSKRTTAWSSKTVETFRHDIDYMQEGSNTPVILWQFEWWPYDGLIVPNDLHPHLEVCDIVAPLLSFECVEWHPANRVMRQFGYVQPPPGIPRDIPVDHHCIVLRGVQLHDWTVLRGP from the exons ATGGATGGCCCTCTAAATCTCTTGTTTGTTTGGGCATGGGAGCGAATGCCGTGTCTTGCTCCCGTACCGAGACAAACGCTTCCACCGGCCGAGATACCAGTTGCCATGAG GTGGAGTCATTCGAAACGGACCACAGCATGGTCATCGAAGACCGTGGAGACATTCAGGCATGATATAGATTACATGCAAGAG GGTTCTAATACACCAGTAATACTGTGGCAGTTTGAGTGGTGGCCGTATGACGGGTTGATCGTCCCCAACGACTTGCATCCCCATCTTGAGGTGTGTGACATCGTTGCTCCGTTGTTGTCGTTCGAGTGTGTTGAGTGGCACCCTGCGAACCGAGTGATGCGTCAGTTTGGATATGTACAACCTCCTCCGGGGATACCAAGGGATATTCCAGTTGACCATCATTGCATCGTTCTACGCGGAGTGCAGCTTCATGACTGGACAGTTTTGCGTGGGCCATAG